In the Gasterosteus aculeatus chromosome X, fGasAcu3.hap1.1, whole genome shotgun sequence genome, one interval contains:
- the pnpla2 gene encoding patatin-like phospholipase domain-containing protein 2 codes for MFPLDSPWNISFAGCGFLGIYHVGVASCLVEQAPFLVQNARHIYGASAGALTATALVTGICLGETGANIIDVAKEARKRFLGAMHPSFNLVKIMRHMLRRTLPADCHHAANGRLGISLTRVSDGENVLVSHFNDKEEVVQACVCSAYIPVYCGLIPPTLQGVRYVDGGISDNLPQYELKNTITVSPFSGESDICPRDTSTNIHELRFTNTSIQFTLTNLYRVSRALFPPDPMVMKTMCKQGYKDALHFLKRNGLLNFNGPHRELPLLANGEENEDCNEEEEEEEEEEDDDEENNKSDEEEEKPDVEEGAVMIYCNSSIEEHFIESLPPILHKALVEACMERRSLMQSLSNLLPVRMASAMMLPYTLPLESAVSLSLRLLEWLPDVQEDVGWIRDQLLKVLQHVLRQTSKSISQHVSARFYCQLELHHYQSLPSRISSTSLFPNWVNESGLSVMDVFMRLDQFKRQLLSGELCINMDLQGSFNSGLMSPDKSPPSTLSPEGLTMVVVDIPPAVDSGETISIS; via the exons ATGTTCCCTCTGGACTCGCCGTGGAACATCTCGTTCGCAGGATGCGGCTTCCTCGGCATCTACCACGTGGGTGTGGCCAGCTGCCTGGTGGAGCAGGCTCCTTTCCTGGTGCAGAACGCCAGGCACATCTACGGAGCGTCGGCCGGGGCGCTCACCGCCACTGCGCTGGTCACCGGGATCTGTCTCG GTGAGACTGGCGCAAACATCATCGATGTTGCCAAAGAGGCGAGGAAGCGCTTCCTGGGAGCCATGCATCCTTCCTTTAACCTGGTGAAGATCATGCGTCACATGCTGCGGCGGACTCTGCCAGCGGACTGCCACCATGCCGCCAATGGGCGGTTAGGAATCTCCCTGACCCGAGTGTCAGACGGAGAGAATGTCCTGGTGTCACACTTCaatgacaaagaggaggtggtgCAG GCTTGTGTCTGCAGCGCCTACATCCCAGTGTATTGTGGCCTCATTCCTCCCACACTGCAAGGAGTG CGATATGTCGACGGAGGGATCTCAGACAACCTGCCTCAGTACGAGCTGAAAAATACCATCACAGTGTCCCCGTTCTCGGGAGAGAGCGACATCTGCCCCAGAGACACCTCCACCAACATACACGAGCTGCGCTTCACCAACACAAGCATCCAGTTCACGCTCACCAACCTCTACAGAGTCTCCAGGGCGCTTTTCCCCCCAGACCCCATG GTTATGAAGACCATGTGTAAACAGGGATATAAAGATGCTCTGCACTTTTTAAAGAGGAACG GGTTGCTTAATTTCAATGGACCTCACAGAGAGCTGCCTCTACTGGCTAATGgggaagaaaatgaagattgtaatgaggaggaggaggaggaggaagaggaggaggacgacgacgaggagaACAACAaaagtgatgaagaagaggagaagccaGATGTAGAAGAGGGAGCAGTCATGATTTATTGCAACTCCTCTATAGAAGAGCATTTCATCGAAAGCCTTCCACCCATTCTGCACAAAG ctctaGTTGAGGCCTGCATGGAGAGAAGGAGCCTGATGCAGTCGCTAAGCAACCTGCTTCCCGTCAGAATGGCCTCAGCCATGATGCTCCCCTACACTCTCCCTCTGGAGTCGGCTGTGTCCTTGAGTCTCAG ACTTCTGGAGTGGCTGCCAGATGTGCAAGAAGATGTTGGATGGATTCGTGATCAGCTGTTAAAGGTCCTGCAGCACGTTCTTCGCCAAACCTCCAAAAGCATCTCCCAGCATGTATCTGCCAG GTTTTACTGTCAGCTGGAGTTGCACCACTACCAGTCCCTCCCATCCAGGATCAGCTCCACCAGCCTGTTTCCCAACTGGGTTAATGAGAGCGGTTTGTCAGTGATGGATGTCTTCATGCGTCTTGACCAGTTCAAGAGGCAGCTGCTGTCTGGAGAGCTGTGCATTAACATGGACCTGCAAGGCTCCTTCAATAGTGGACTGATGTCACCCGATAAGAGCCCTCCCTCCACCTTGTCACCCGAAGGCCTCACGATGGTCGTCGTGGATATTCCACCTGCCGTGGACTCTGGAGAAACCATCAGCATCTCCTAA
- the pidd1 gene encoding p53-induced death domain-containing protein 1 isoform X1 codes for MERNSEEGAAADEEDEDQAAGWTGRPGGSQDGEEEGTRGTSTGGSGTPPVDVPALRLCRELLYQDQDKSDRETGPTVSSGVLSDSPAERDAPSVSPSSLVDTFCPSTSSLSLSYFSTHHPSSSSSSSSSVVSLTPPLPPSVELAALLTDTRLTLDVYRGGAAALPLLWGSVPGRLRGLRYLRLGSEDKPGLDEALHVLPQLTELRSLAARGHRFNDPRGDPLPGLLTTLPSSVSHLSHLVHLDLSFNQLTCLPPCLLGLPALSSLLLSYNHISELPPDIGQLSSLTYLCLLGNELVSLPRGVGRLKALQRLDVSHNLLERLPDEIGSLEGLEKLELSHNKLRQLPDSMGSLLALRELVIYSNEVRLIPRCLKELPLLNMDVRDNPLGQSPTPPPLSPTPDQTETKIQELHLGFHQHSFCVSPAGCHVFLPGGAELLFPPGCLGITTSLEWAEKRSERKWVWLEEHDILLSRPLELRPHGITFLKPVEVCVPYHRAKRREVLVRRFDGQSWSTLPTFLRKGSPSHSSHPGGRPARLACCAVSQFSWFMAVSRPLKDSCSVTPTGALLVSSADDWVKLRFPPDCTLQSRTVTLQVLQVSVSQVRALCGDPQASVSPLLCLSQDPSIHFLQRVEVQVPLPSGVTGQTCDLSCLHLLHGDATAQTWTDITSQVSLCVSHLYATFYVTHFSWYWLWYTTQQCVSGVVRKVYQRLKQFKVQFLVLQRKTDPSQVMLQCLPANRVDGRVQSLSERYDGPQPSDLCDLLEGEQFFAGFERGLDISTERPDCVEGRLCFVFYSSLKNLKEVYICPAQDQKGPVRGQVSFYRGECPSSLPEEVARKRKGPDSQWLATLPLRLPALNSENSFMAEELKHPPLNLGDPESGYLTEANLLSISLQIGQDWRLIGINLGLSYQELDRIQYKHREPCVTHPGVGRKMPVDGFDGQPGRLGPGHAVPLGPGTDQHGGGIPAGGRHDPERQEGPGGGDRGHRQHRKEKVLGLPEESGPGRGRRGASR; via the exons ATGGAGAGAAACAGCGAGGAAGGGGCagctgctgatgaagaggatgaagacCAGGCAGCCGGGTGGACGGGGAGGCCCGGCGGGTCGCaggatggagaagaggaagggacaCGCGGGACGTCCACAGGGGGGTCAGGTACCCCTCCTGTGGACGTCCCTGCTCTGAGGCTCTGCAGGGAGCTCTTGTACCAGGACCAGGACAAATCCGACAGGGAGACCGGACCCACGGTGTCGAGTGGCGTGTTGTCTGACAGTCCAGCAGAGAGAGACGCCCCCTCGGTGTCTCCGTCCAGCCTCGTGGACACGTTCTGTCCCTCCACCTCGAGCCTGTCCCTCTCCTACTTCTCCACCCAtcatccttcctcctcctcctcctcctcttcctcggtcGTGTCTCTGACTCCGCCCTTGCCTCCTTCCGTGGAGCTTGCAGCTCTGTTGACCGATACGAGGCTGACCCTGGACGTGTACAGGGGAGGAGCGGCCGCGCTGCCTCTGCTCTGGGGGTCCGTGCCGGGGCGGCTGAGGGGCCTCCGGTACCTGAGGTTGGGCTCTGAGGATAAGCCGGGCCTGGACGAAGCGCTGCATGTATTACCCCAACTGACAGAGCTGCGTTCACTGGCTGCTCGGG GGCACCGTTTCAACGACCCCCGAGGTGACCCGCTGCCTGGCCTCCTCACCACTTTGCCCTCCTCCGTTTCCCACCTCTCTCATCTGGTGCACCTGGACCTCTCCTTCAACCAGCTCACCTGTCTGCCGCCCTGTCTTCTCGGCTTGCCCGCGCTGTCTTCTTTGCTTCTCAGTTACAACCACATCTCCGAATTGCCTCCTGATATCGGCCAGCTGTCCTCCCTCACCTACCTTTGCCTCCTGGGGAACGAGCTGGTGTCCCTTCCCCGCGGTGTGGGTCGCCTGAAAGCTCTGCAGAGACTGGATGTTTCGCATAACCTCCTCGAGCGGCTGCCCGATGAAATCGGTTCCCTGGAGGGGCTTGAGAAGCTGGAATTGTCTCACAACAAGCTGAGGCAGCTGCCGGACAGCATGG GCTCCCTCCTGGCCCTCAGGGAGCTCGTCATCTACAGCAATGAGGTGCGACTGATCCCCCGTTGCCTGAAGGAACTGCCCCTGCTGAACATGGATGTGCGTGACAATCCTCTGGGAcaatcccccacccccccgcctctctctccgaCACCTG ATCAAACCGAAACGAAAATTCAAGAGCTGCACCTCGGATTCCACCAGCACAG CTTCTGCGTTTCGCCTGCTGGGTGTCATGTGTTTCTCCCAGGGGGGGCTGAGCTGCTGTTCCCCCCAGGGTGCCTGGGTATAACCACAAGTCTGGAGTGGGCTGAGAAAAGGTCAGAGAGGAAGTGGGTGTGGCTGGAGGAGCATGACATCTTGCTGAGTCGGCCATTGGAACTTCGACCTCATGGAATTACATTTCTAAAG CccgtggaggtgtgtgtgccATATCATCGGGCGAAAAGGAGAGAGGTGCTGGTGCGGAGGTTTGACGGACAGTCGTGGAGCACCCTGCCCACGTTTCTGAGGAAAGGAAGTCCGAGCCATAGCAGCCACCCCGGAGGACGTCCCGCCAGG CTGGCCTGCTGTGCGGTGAGCCAGTTCTCTTGGTTTATGGCAGTGTCCCGTCCGCTGAAGGACAGCTGCTCTGTTACACCAACTGGAGCCCTACTGGTGTCCAGCGCCGACGACTGGGTGAAGCTCCGCTTCCCTCCAGACTGCACGCTGCAGAGCCGCACCGTCACTTTACAG GTGCTGCAGGTGTCCGTGTCGCAGGTCCGGGCGCTGTGTGGGGATCCTCAGGCGAGTGTTAGCCCCCTGCTCTGCCTCTCGCAGGACCCCAGCATCCATTTCCTGCAGCGCGTCGAGGTCCAGGTGCCTCTGCCGTCGGGCGTCACGG GCCAGACGTGTGACTTGTCCTGTTTGCACCTGCTGCACGGAGATGCCACCGCGCAGACCTGGACCGACATCACATCGCAGgtctctctctgcgtctctcaCCTGTACGCCACTTTCTACGTTACACATTTCTCCTG GTACTGGCTGTGGTACACCACCCAGCAGTGTGTTAGCGGGGTGGTCAGGAAGGTCTATCAGAGGCTGAAGCAGTTTAAAGTCCAGTTCCTGGTCCTCCAGAGGAAGACTGATCCATCTCAAGTCATGCTACAGTGTTTGCCCGCTAACAGG GTGGACGGCAGAGTGCAGTCTCTGTCTGAGCGCTACGATGGGCCTCAGCCCTCCGACCTGTGTGACCTGCTGGAAGGAGAGCAGTTCTTCGCCGGCTTCGAGAGGGGCTTGGATATCAGCACCG AGAGACCAGACTGTGTGGAGGGGAGACTGTGTTTCGTCTTTTACTCCAGCCTGAAGAATCTGAAGGAGGTGTACATCTGTCCAGCTCAGGACCAGAAGGGCCCAGTGAGGGGACAA GTGTCCTTCTATAGAGGGGAGTGTCCCAGCAGTCTGCCTGAGGAagtggcgaggaagaggaaaggaccTGACAGTCAGTGGCTGGCAACTTTACCACTCCGACTTCCT gCTCTAAATTCTGAAAACAGTTTTATGGCGGAAGAGCTCAAGCATCCTCCTCTGAACCTGGGCGACCCGGAGAGCGGCTACCTGACGGAGGCCAACCTGCTGTCCATCTCTCTTCAGATAGGACAGGACTGGCGGCTGATTGGCATCAATCTCGGCTTAAGCTACCAGGAGTTGGACCGCATCCAGTACAAGCACAG AGAACCTTGCGTGACGCATCCTGGAGTTGGAAGAAAAATGCCTGTAGATGGATTTGAT GGACAACCTGGGCGCCTTGGTCCTGGACATGCTGTTCCACTGGGCCCGGGGACAGACCAACACGGGGGCGGCATCCCGGCTGGCGGCCGCCATGATCCAGAGCGGCAGGAGGGACCTGGCGGAGGAGATCGAGGACATCGTCAGCATAGGAAGGAGAAAGTACTCGGACTCCCTGAGGAGAGTGGGCCTGGAAGAGGGCGGCGAGGCGCGAGTAGATGA
- the pidd1 gene encoding p53-induced death domain-containing protein 1 isoform X2: MERNSEEGAAADEEDEDQAAGWTGRPGGSQDGEEEGTRGTSTGGSGTPPVDVPALRLCRELLYQDQDKSDRETGPTVSSGVLSDSPAERDAPSVSPSSLVDTFCPSTSSLSLSYFSTHHPSSSSSSSSSVVSLTPPLPPSVELAALLTDTRLTLDVYRGGAAALPLLWGSVPGRLRGLRYLRLGSEDKPGLDEALHVLPQLTELRSLAARGHRFNDPRGDPLPGLLTTLPSSVSHLSHLVHLDLSFNQLTCLPPCLLGLPALSSLLLSYNHISELPPDIGQLSSLTYLCLLGNELVSLPRGVGRLKALQRLDVSHNLLERLPDEIGSLEGLEKLELSHNKLRQLPDSMGSLLALRELVIYSNEVRLIPRCLKELPLLNMDVRDNPLGQSPTPPPLSPTPDQTETKIQELHLGFHQHSFCVSPAGCHVFLPGGAELLFPPGCLGITTSLEWAEKRSERKWVWLEEHDILLSRPLELRPHGITFLKPVEVCVPYHRAKRREVLVRRFDGQSWSTLPTFLRKGSPSHSSHPGGRPARLACCAVSQFSWFMAVSRPLKDSCSVTPTGALLVSSADDWVKLRFPPDCTLQSRTVTLQVLQVSVSQVRALCGDPQASVSPLLCLSQDPSIHFLQRVEVQVPLPSGVTGQTCDLSCLHLLHGDATAQTWTDITSQVSLCVSHLYATFYVTHFSWYWLWYTTQQCVSGVVRKVYQRLKQFKVQFLVLQRKTDPSQVMLQCLPANRVDGRVQSLSERYDGPQPSDLCDLLEGEQFFAGFERGLDISTERPDCVEGRLCFVFYSSLKNLKEVYICPAQDQKGPVRGQVSFYRGECPSSLPEEVARKRKGPDSQWLATLPLRLPALNSENSFMAEELKHPPLNLGDPESGYLTEANLLSISLQIGQDWRLIGINLGLSYQELDRIQYKHRDNLGALVLDMLFHWARGQTNTGAASRLAAAMIQSGRRDLAEEIEDIVSIGRRKYSDSLRRVGLEEGGEARVDEPTPAADGRLPLE, encoded by the exons ATGGAGAGAAACAGCGAGGAAGGGGCagctgctgatgaagaggatgaagacCAGGCAGCCGGGTGGACGGGGAGGCCCGGCGGGTCGCaggatggagaagaggaagggacaCGCGGGACGTCCACAGGGGGGTCAGGTACCCCTCCTGTGGACGTCCCTGCTCTGAGGCTCTGCAGGGAGCTCTTGTACCAGGACCAGGACAAATCCGACAGGGAGACCGGACCCACGGTGTCGAGTGGCGTGTTGTCTGACAGTCCAGCAGAGAGAGACGCCCCCTCGGTGTCTCCGTCCAGCCTCGTGGACACGTTCTGTCCCTCCACCTCGAGCCTGTCCCTCTCCTACTTCTCCACCCAtcatccttcctcctcctcctcctcctcttcctcggtcGTGTCTCTGACTCCGCCCTTGCCTCCTTCCGTGGAGCTTGCAGCTCTGTTGACCGATACGAGGCTGACCCTGGACGTGTACAGGGGAGGAGCGGCCGCGCTGCCTCTGCTCTGGGGGTCCGTGCCGGGGCGGCTGAGGGGCCTCCGGTACCTGAGGTTGGGCTCTGAGGATAAGCCGGGCCTGGACGAAGCGCTGCATGTATTACCCCAACTGACAGAGCTGCGTTCACTGGCTGCTCGGG GGCACCGTTTCAACGACCCCCGAGGTGACCCGCTGCCTGGCCTCCTCACCACTTTGCCCTCCTCCGTTTCCCACCTCTCTCATCTGGTGCACCTGGACCTCTCCTTCAACCAGCTCACCTGTCTGCCGCCCTGTCTTCTCGGCTTGCCCGCGCTGTCTTCTTTGCTTCTCAGTTACAACCACATCTCCGAATTGCCTCCTGATATCGGCCAGCTGTCCTCCCTCACCTACCTTTGCCTCCTGGGGAACGAGCTGGTGTCCCTTCCCCGCGGTGTGGGTCGCCTGAAAGCTCTGCAGAGACTGGATGTTTCGCATAACCTCCTCGAGCGGCTGCCCGATGAAATCGGTTCCCTGGAGGGGCTTGAGAAGCTGGAATTGTCTCACAACAAGCTGAGGCAGCTGCCGGACAGCATGG GCTCCCTCCTGGCCCTCAGGGAGCTCGTCATCTACAGCAATGAGGTGCGACTGATCCCCCGTTGCCTGAAGGAACTGCCCCTGCTGAACATGGATGTGCGTGACAATCCTCTGGGAcaatcccccacccccccgcctctctctccgaCACCTG ATCAAACCGAAACGAAAATTCAAGAGCTGCACCTCGGATTCCACCAGCACAG CTTCTGCGTTTCGCCTGCTGGGTGTCATGTGTTTCTCCCAGGGGGGGCTGAGCTGCTGTTCCCCCCAGGGTGCCTGGGTATAACCACAAGTCTGGAGTGGGCTGAGAAAAGGTCAGAGAGGAAGTGGGTGTGGCTGGAGGAGCATGACATCTTGCTGAGTCGGCCATTGGAACTTCGACCTCATGGAATTACATTTCTAAAG CccgtggaggtgtgtgtgccATATCATCGGGCGAAAAGGAGAGAGGTGCTGGTGCGGAGGTTTGACGGACAGTCGTGGAGCACCCTGCCCACGTTTCTGAGGAAAGGAAGTCCGAGCCATAGCAGCCACCCCGGAGGACGTCCCGCCAGG CTGGCCTGCTGTGCGGTGAGCCAGTTCTCTTGGTTTATGGCAGTGTCCCGTCCGCTGAAGGACAGCTGCTCTGTTACACCAACTGGAGCCCTACTGGTGTCCAGCGCCGACGACTGGGTGAAGCTCCGCTTCCCTCCAGACTGCACGCTGCAGAGCCGCACCGTCACTTTACAG GTGCTGCAGGTGTCCGTGTCGCAGGTCCGGGCGCTGTGTGGGGATCCTCAGGCGAGTGTTAGCCCCCTGCTCTGCCTCTCGCAGGACCCCAGCATCCATTTCCTGCAGCGCGTCGAGGTCCAGGTGCCTCTGCCGTCGGGCGTCACGG GCCAGACGTGTGACTTGTCCTGTTTGCACCTGCTGCACGGAGATGCCACCGCGCAGACCTGGACCGACATCACATCGCAGgtctctctctgcgtctctcaCCTGTACGCCACTTTCTACGTTACACATTTCTCCTG GTACTGGCTGTGGTACACCACCCAGCAGTGTGTTAGCGGGGTGGTCAGGAAGGTCTATCAGAGGCTGAAGCAGTTTAAAGTCCAGTTCCTGGTCCTCCAGAGGAAGACTGATCCATCTCAAGTCATGCTACAGTGTTTGCCCGCTAACAGG GTGGACGGCAGAGTGCAGTCTCTGTCTGAGCGCTACGATGGGCCTCAGCCCTCCGACCTGTGTGACCTGCTGGAAGGAGAGCAGTTCTTCGCCGGCTTCGAGAGGGGCTTGGATATCAGCACCG AGAGACCAGACTGTGTGGAGGGGAGACTGTGTTTCGTCTTTTACTCCAGCCTGAAGAATCTGAAGGAGGTGTACATCTGTCCAGCTCAGGACCAGAAGGGCCCAGTGAGGGGACAA GTGTCCTTCTATAGAGGGGAGTGTCCCAGCAGTCTGCCTGAGGAagtggcgaggaagaggaaaggaccTGACAGTCAGTGGCTGGCAACTTTACCACTCCGACTTCCT gCTCTAAATTCTGAAAACAGTTTTATGGCGGAAGAGCTCAAGCATCCTCCTCTGAACCTGGGCGACCCGGAGAGCGGCTACCTGACGGAGGCCAACCTGCTGTCCATCTCTCTTCAGATAGGACAGGACTGGCGGCTGATTGGCATCAATCTCGGCTTAAGCTACCAGGAGTTGGACCGCATCCAGTACAAGCACAG GGACAACCTGGGCGCCTTGGTCCTGGACATGCTGTTCCACTGGGCCCGGGGACAGACCAACACGGGGGCGGCATCCCGGCTGGCGGCCGCCATGATCCAGAGCGGCAGGAGGGACCTGGCGGAGGAGATCGAGGACATCGTCAGCATAGGAAGGAGAAAGTACTCGGACTCCCTGAGGAGAGTGGGCCTGGAAGAGGGCGGCGAGGCGCGAGTAGATGAACCCACGCCGGCCGCAGATGGCCGGCTTCCACTCGAGTAA